In one Candidatus Cloacimonas sp. genomic region, the following are encoded:
- a CDS encoding pyruvate carboxylase subunit B: MDQHSCVNITTMHYESDRPKAANPVKVQDLTFRDGHQSLFATRGRTEDMLNVAELMDQVGFYSMEVWGGATFDTMHRYLGEDPWERIRVLKKHITKTPFSMLLRGQNLVGYQNYADDVVEAFVQRCCDNGIDIFRVFDALNDFRNFQTAVKIIKKNKKLFEGAICYSLTEQRMGGDIYNIDYYVKKAKQLEEMGADTICIKDMAGIVAPYDAYDLIKALKENVKVPVHLHTHFTSGMGDLALLKAIEAGVDIIDTCVGPYAYRTSHPAIEPLVITLLGTNRDTGFDIKLLNKIGKAMEKDIPKYMEFADTTKFSIIDTDVIIHQTPGGMLSNLVNQLREMDALDKLEDVFKEIPKVRKDLGQIPLVTPTSQIVGIQAVNNALFDTYEGEYARITEQVKDLCYGLYGKTTLPINPEVQKKALKGYPKGETPITCRPGDVIPPAMEKVHKECEGLAKNIDDELIVALYNITGKKFLRIKYGLEPMPEEMKPKTLEDIKKEEELINKAKAGKLIEKTEPKEKPQDLRQFDVYVDDTYYLVEVSEKGGAPKIISSRPAMRNSDPVVKPVNNPTPQVRASNPAPEHKSAPVASIEGGTKITSPMPGMFVRYEKKIGDPIKQGETVLVLEAMKMYNNIPSPVDGVLVDAPFSGGANVAKGDVLAVVK; this comes from the coding sequence ATGGATCAACATAGTTGCGTAAATATCACTACTATGCATTATGAATCAGACCGTCCGAAAGCGGCAAATCCTGTTAAAGTTCAGGATTTAACTTTTAGGGATGGACATCAGTCACTTTTTGCTACTCGGGGCAGAACTGAAGATATGCTAAATGTGGCAGAATTGATGGATCAGGTTGGTTTTTATTCTATGGAGGTTTGGGGCGGAGCAACCTTTGATACGATGCATCGTTATTTGGGAGAAGACCCTTGGGAGCGCATTAGAGTTCTGAAAAAGCATATAACCAAAACTCCCTTTTCTATGTTGCTTAGAGGTCAAAATCTGGTTGGTTACCAAAATTACGCAGATGATGTAGTGGAAGCATTTGTTCAGCGCTGTTGCGATAATGGCATAGATATTTTCCGGGTGTTTGACGCTTTAAACGATTTTCGCAATTTCCAAACAGCCGTTAAAATTATAAAAAAGAATAAAAAGCTCTTTGAAGGCGCCATTTGCTATTCCTTAACCGAACAGCGGATGGGCGGAGATATTTATAATATTGACTATTATGTTAAAAAAGCTAAGCAGTTGGAAGAAATGGGTGCAGATACAATTTGCATTAAAGATATGGCTGGAATTGTTGCACCTTACGATGCTTATGATCTTATAAAAGCACTGAAAGAAAATGTGAAAGTTCCAGTGCATTTGCATACTCACTTCACCTCCGGAATGGGAGATTTGGCTTTGCTAAAGGCAATTGAAGCCGGAGTAGATATTATTGATACTTGTGTAGGGCCCTATGCTTATCGAACTTCGCATCCAGCCATTGAGCCATTGGTGATAACCCTTTTGGGAACTAATCGCGATACCGGTTTTGATATTAAGTTGCTGAATAAAATCGGTAAAGCAATGGAGAAAGATATTCCCAAGTATATGGAATTTGCAGATACTACCAAGTTCTCCATAATTGATACCGATGTGATTATTCATCAGACCCCGGGAGGAATGCTTTCCAATTTGGTAAATCAGCTAAGGGAAATGGACGCATTGGATAAATTGGAAGATGTGTTTAAAGAAATTCCTAAAGTGCGAAAAGACCTGGGACAGATTCCTTTAGTTACTCCCACCAGTCAAATTGTTGGTATCCAGGCAGTTAACAATGCTTTATTTGATACTTATGAAGGTGAATATGCACGCATAACGGAACAAGTGAAAGACCTTTGCTATGGTTTATATGGAAAAACTACTCTGCCGATCAATCCGGAAGTGCAAAAGAAAGCACTGAAAGGTTATCCTAAAGGTGAAACTCCCATTACCTGCCGTCCGGGAGATGTAATTCCCCCCGCGATGGAGAAAGTTCATAAAGAATGTGAGGGCTTGGCTAAAAACATAGACGATGAACTGATTGTTGCCCTCTATAATATTACAGGCAAGAAATTCTTACGCATAAAATATGGCTTGGAGCCAATGCCGGAAGAAATGAAACCCAAAACTCTGGAAGATATAAAAAAGGAAGAAGAATTGATTAATAAAGCTAAAGCTGGAAAACTGATAGAAAAAACCGAACCTAAAGAAAAACCGCAAGATCTGCGTCAATTTGATGTTTATGTTGATGATACTTATTACTTGGTAGAGGTCTCTGAGAAAGGGGGAGCTCCTAAAATTATAAGTTCGCGTCCTGCAATGCGAAATTCGGACCCGGTTGTTAAACCAGTTAATAACCCTACTCCCCAAGTAAGAGCTTCAAATCCTGCTCCGGAACATAAATCAGCGCCTGTAGCTTCTATAGAAGGTGGCACCAAAATAACTTCACCGATGCCAGGAATGTTTGTCCGCTATGAGAAAAAGATTGGTGACCCTATTAAACAGGGAGAAACAGTTTTAGTTTTGGAAGCAATGAAAATGTATAATAATATTCCCTCTCCAGTTGATGGTGTGCTGGTTGATGCACCCTTTTCCGGAGGAGCGAATGTTGCTAAAGGGGATGTGTTAGCGGTTGTGAAGTAA
- the pyrR gene encoding bifunctional pyr operon transcriptional regulator/uracil phosphoribosyltransferase PyrR, with the protein MQVKSQIMDKDQMERSLQRMAHEIIEQNRGLEKIRLVGIRSRGVPLAERLSSYLKLITNQEIPVGILDITLYRDDLSTISHQPIIKGSAIDFEIEDAVIVLVDDVLYTGRTVRAAIDALMDFGRPKQIQLAVLIDRGHRELPIKADYVGKNVPTSKEEIIKVSLEDLDGEDSVKIVLV; encoded by the coding sequence ATGCAAGTAAAAAGTCAAATTATGGACAAAGACCAAATGGAGCGTTCTTTACAAAGAATGGCTCACGAAATTATTGAACAAAACCGCGGACTGGAAAAAATTCGCCTGGTGGGTATTCGTTCCAGAGGAGTTCCTTTAGCAGAACGACTTTCCAGTTACTTAAAACTGATAACAAATCAGGAAATTCCGGTTGGAATTTTGGATATTACTCTTTACCGTGACGATCTTTCCACAATCAGTCATCAACCCATCATAAAAGGTTCTGCCATCGATTTTGAAATTGAGGACGCGGTAATTGTGTTAGTGGATGATGTTCTTTATACAGGCAGAACAGTTCGCGCTGCCATTGATGCCTTGATGGATTTTGGCAGACCGAAACAAATTCAATTGGCTGTCTTAATTGATCGCGGGCATCGTGAACTGCCTATTAAAGCGGATTATGTAGGTAAAAATGTTCCTACTTCCAAAGAGGAAATTATCAAGGTCTCGCTGGAAGATTTAGATGGGGAAGATAGTGTCAAAATCGTTTTGGTCTAA
- the pyrF gene encoding orotidine-5'-phosphate decarboxylase yields the protein MSKSFWSKYQERYRNTKSVLCVGLDSDFSQLPKEVKNAQNPIWEFNKAIIEATLDYACAYKPNLAFYLADGLRGLDALYKTVDFVPDNIPVILDVKVGDIGNTMNSYLTAFFKDLKVDAITLNPLMGKDVMQPVLDKNGFAFVLCLTSNPGASDFLKNGMAEKIANWLQNYPKENFGAVVGATQSADLKKMRNLLQDRILLIPGIGAQGGDLKTVLQQAKYSEATPNILVNSSRGIIFASQDHNFASAAREEARKIAESEDL from the coding sequence GTGTCAAAATCGTTTTGGTCTAAATATCAGGAACGCTATAGAAATACAAAATCTGTTCTTTGCGTAGGCCTGGATTCAGATTTTAGCCAGCTTCCTAAAGAGGTGAAAAATGCCCAAAACCCTATTTGGGAATTCAATAAAGCCATAATTGAAGCAACTTTGGATTATGCTTGTGCCTATAAACCCAATTTAGCTTTCTATTTGGCAGACGGATTACGCGGTTTGGATGCTTTATACAAAACAGTAGATTTTGTTCCGGATAATATTCCTGTTATATTGGATGTAAAAGTGGGCGATATTGGCAACACAATGAATTCCTATCTAACGGCATTTTTTAAGGACCTCAAAGTTGATGCCATTACTCTTAACCCGCTTATGGGAAAAGATGTAATGCAACCAGTTTTGGATAAGAACGGTTTTGCCTTTGTTTTATGCTTAACTTCCAATCCGGGAGCATCCGATTTTTTGAAAAATGGTATGGCAGAGAAAATAGCTAACTGGCTGCAAAATTATCCCAAAGAGAATTTTGGAGCTGTAGTGGGAGCAACCCAAAGCGCGGACTTGAAAAAGATGCGTAATTTATTACAGGATCGGATATTACTTATTCCTGGCATTGGAGCTCAAGGGGGAGACCTAAAAACAGTTTTACAGCAGGCAAAATATAGTGAAGCAACACCTAATATCTTAGTTAATAGCTCACGGGGAATCATTTTTGCCTCCCAGGATCATAATTTTGCCTCTGCTGCCAGAGAGGAAGCAAGAAAAATAGCGGAAAGCGAAGATTTATAA
- a CDS encoding T9SS type A sorting domain-containing protein — MRKIFILMLFSWSVLCSAFQVDVFGPEADDFNCANLDQEPASFGTRINEQEKLCLWENGEWNSYSYYVNGLPVRSTCMLNADTMLVAMGEMTFSDGIYNFDIHTHTWQLNDWFMLPNFVKYNPNSQLYYVGERDGLYRSTNGYNWSRINSLGLNECSSLAWYGNNIVTNNGSIAYYTNDNGLNWHQSSISNLSSFRFDDNGILYAIMDVTSDSDGLWRSNDFGANWENILYTSALACIGPIFNNNVTLGWRECYEDSSYVGMFRSNGTVSLFNHPYINKPVKQMGIFPYINTLSFYVLNSDGCFYLTSFLVGIEDPVNPPIPMAKISAYPNPATAYANIAICKDSPEPAELNIYNLKGQLVRSMEISGVTKESTLNWDLNSFNSTKVAAGIYLLVLRDKAGKPLASNKLAVVK, encoded by the coding sequence ATGAGGAAGATTTTTATTCTTATGCTATTTAGTTGGTCAGTTCTCTGTTCCGCATTCCAAGTTGATGTATTTGGTCCTGAGGCAGATGATTTTAATTGTGCCAATTTAGACCAAGAGCCCGCCAGTTTTGGAACGCGGATAAATGAGCAAGAAAAACTTTGTCTTTGGGAAAATGGTGAATGGAATAGCTATTCCTATTATGTTAATGGTTTACCTGTTAGAAGTACTTGTATGTTGAATGCAGACACAATGTTGGTTGCTATGGGGGAAATGACATTCAGTGATGGAATTTACAACTTTGACATTCACACGCATACCTGGCAATTGAATGATTGGTTTATGCTTCCTAATTTCGTTAAATATAACCCCAATAGTCAATTATATTATGTGGGAGAGCGTGATGGTTTGTATCGTTCAACGAATGGATATAACTGGTCACGGATTAATTCTCTCGGTTTAAATGAGTGCAGTTCTCTTGCTTGGTATGGTAACAATATCGTAACGAATAATGGCTCAATAGCTTACTATACTAATGATAATGGACTAAACTGGCATCAGTCATCAATTAGTAATCTCAGTAGTTTCAGGTTTGACGACAATGGCATTCTATATGCCATTATGGATGTAACAAGTGATTCGGACGGACTTTGGCGTTCCAATGATTTTGGCGCAAACTGGGAAAATATTCTTTATACTTCCGCCCTTGCTTGCATAGGCCCTATTTTCAATAACAATGTAACCCTTGGCTGGAGAGAATGTTATGAGGATAGTTCCTATGTGGGAATGTTTCGCTCCAATGGAACCGTATCTCTCTTTAATCATCCTTACATTAATAAACCAGTTAAGCAGATGGGTATTTTTCCCTATATCAATACCCTTTCCTTTTATGTGTTAAATTCCGATGGGTGCTTTTATTTAACCAGTTTTTTGGTAGGAATAGAAGATCCCGTAAATCCGCCAATACCTATGGCAAAAATATCTGCCTATCCCAATCCAGCCACGGCTTATGCTAATATTGCCATTTGTAAAGATAGCCCTGAGCCGGCAGAACTGAATATTTACAACCTGAAAGGTCAATTGGTGAGAAGTATGGAAATTTCGGGAGTTACGAAAGAGAGCACCTTAAACTGGGATTTAAACAGTTTTAATTCCACTAAAGTAGCGGCAGGGATTTATCTATTGGTTTTACGGGACAAAGCCGGAAAACCTTTGGCAAGCAATAAACTGGCAGTAGTTAAATAA
- a CDS encoding protein phosphatase 2C domain-containing protein, with the protein MRFDVSYFCHYGNSAIKNQDRVIVNGDIVSCGVKHLENVAALFCFVADGVGCLQNSENAAQYVLEQIDYLRLIPGLDWYDLIESFLQNANLKLVQMNREAGKFAESATTLCGLIYRDRVFIPMNVGDSEIWLYRNKDLLRITRPHLEYEHIPNSPIINYFGSTLPHMYIDFSTKVSTLLPGDNLVVTTDGLLKAISKKELMQTLEEKAPLRQKINNLFFQLSTQDNPDNLGAIFIQVKKDA; encoded by the coding sequence ATGAGATTTGATGTCTCGTATTTCTGCCATTATGGTAATAGTGCAATAAAAAACCAGGACAGAGTTATTGTAAACGGAGATATTGTATCCTGCGGAGTAAAACATCTGGAAAATGTCGCTGCGCTTTTTTGTTTTGTAGCAGATGGAGTTGGTTGTTTGCAAAACAGCGAGAATGCCGCTCAGTATGTTTTGGAGCAGATTGATTATCTACGGTTGATTCCTGGACTTGACTGGTATGATTTAATCGAGTCATTTTTGCAAAATGCTAACCTAAAACTGGTACAAATGAATCGGGAAGCGGGAAAATTTGCTGAATCAGCCACAACTCTTTGCGGGCTTATCTATCGTGACCGAGTTTTCATTCCAATGAATGTAGGCGATTCAGAAATATGGCTTTACCGGAATAAAGATTTGCTTCGCATAACCAGACCGCATTTAGAATATGAACACATCCCCAATAGTCCTATTATAAACTATTTTGGTTCTACTCTACCCCATATGTATATTGATTTTAGCACCAAGGTATCCACTCTTTTGCCAGGTGATAATTTAGTGGTTACCACAGACGGTCTGCTGAAAGCAATTAGCAAAAAGGAACTGATGCAAACTTTGGAAGAAAAAGCGCCGCTTAGGCAAAAGATCAATAATCTGTTTTTTCAGCTCTCAACTCAGGATAATCCTGACAATCTGGGAGCCATCTTCATTCAGGTGAAAAAGGACGCATAG
- the mprF gene encoding bifunctional lysylphosphatidylglycerol flippase/synthetase MprF, producing MAKKKYTNLLSLFISLGFLIFAYWIIHNKLQAYSYHQIIQSLHSIPQSKIFLAFVFTCFSYLVMTLYDYLALKYVNFKLSYPKITLSSFISYSFSNSLGHPLITGTVRYRIYSGWGLNAVDIIKVIVFCSYTIWLGFILLIGSLFTFTTVTLPVNFPFTIVSKRILGILLLSLILIYIVSSASGKINIKFKKGSITFPPLNIVFPQLLVSVIDWLLAGSILYILLPAEINIGYFNFLGYYLVAMAIAIVSQVPGGIGVFESVMLIILGNFISPLKIMGVLLTYRVIYYLVPLGLGAVIFTGKELLLQRKQIKYALSMYDRIISPFAPQVYAILTFLAGIILLFSTVTPSVYGRVLLLYKFIPIPIIELSHFICSIIGIALLFVSRGLQKRINSAYWLTILMLIAGILVSLLKGFDYEEAIILTIMLLLLIPSKNHFYRKSSLINQPFTPSWIFSILMVIISAFWLGFFSYKHITYSNELWWTFSLHGDAPRFLRATVGVTSFLLILGIVQLLRHPAPTKEINQDMDAIRKLVKYSDDSNVNLAFLGDKLFFFNQAKTAFIMYAIEGRCWIAMGEPVGFPEAVSELAWQFREYCDKNGGIPVFYQIRPQTLNLFLDMGLIPFKIGERAKVDLKSFNLSDPEFKRQRRTIRKVEETGCSTEILLPEQIPDILPKLREISDSWLKLKHKKEKGFSLGFFSEEYISEFPIILVKKENEIVAFANIWTTENKEMFSVDLMRYNPDKVNGVMEYIFLKLMLWAKENQYQWFDLGNVTLSGLQDRSIAPLWHRVGSLIFRLGSSYYGLQGLRQFKEKFKPVWESVYVASPQGIVLPEILINITNLISKGYRHNLK from the coding sequence ATGGCAAAGAAGAAATATACTAATTTATTAAGCTTGTTCATTAGCTTAGGTTTCCTGATATTCGCTTATTGGATAATCCATAATAAATTACAGGCATACAGCTACCATCAAATTATTCAATCTTTGCATAGTATTCCTCAGTCAAAGATTTTTTTAGCTTTTGTATTCACTTGTTTCAGCTATCTGGTTATGACTTTATATGATTACTTAGCGTTAAAGTATGTAAATTTCAAATTATCCTATCCTAAGATTACTCTCTCTTCATTCATCAGTTATTCCTTTAGCAATAGTTTAGGACATCCTTTAATTACCGGAACAGTAAGATATAGGATATATTCCGGATGGGGTTTGAATGCAGTAGATATTATCAAAGTAATTGTATTTTGTTCTTATACAATTTGGTTAGGTTTTATCTTATTAATTGGTTCTTTATTCACTTTTACCACAGTAACCCTTCCCGTAAATTTTCCTTTCACTATCGTTTCCAAGCGTATATTAGGCATATTGCTTTTAAGTTTAATCTTAATATACATTGTAAGTTCTGCTTCCGGCAAGATAAATATAAAATTCAAAAAGGGAAGCATTACTTTTCCGCCCTTGAACATAGTATTTCCTCAATTATTGGTATCTGTAATTGATTGGTTGCTTGCCGGTTCTATATTGTACATTTTATTGCCTGCTGAAATAAATATCGGATATTTTAACTTTTTAGGATATTATCTTGTAGCTATGGCAATTGCAATTGTTAGTCAGGTTCCTGGAGGGATAGGTGTTTTTGAATCGGTAATGTTGATTATCCTGGGAAATTTTATCTCCCCTTTAAAAATTATGGGAGTTCTGCTTACCTATAGAGTAATTTATTATCTTGTTCCTTTAGGATTAGGTGCCGTCATTTTCACCGGAAAAGAATTATTATTGCAGCGAAAACAGATAAAATATGCCTTAAGTATGTATGATAGAATAATCTCCCCTTTTGCGCCCCAAGTTTATGCTATTCTAACTTTCTTAGCCGGTATTATTTTATTATTTTCTACAGTTACTCCTTCAGTTTATGGCAGAGTACTTTTGCTTTACAAATTCATTCCTATACCGATAATTGAACTTTCCCATTTTATCTGTAGTATTATAGGAATTGCCCTTTTATTTGTATCAAGGGGTTTACAAAAGAGAATTAATTCCGCTTATTGGCTGACAATTTTAATGCTAATTGCTGGCATCCTTGTTTCGTTATTAAAAGGATTTGATTACGAAGAAGCCATCATCTTAACTATAATGTTACTTCTCCTAATTCCAAGCAAGAATCACTTTTATAGGAAATCCTCATTAATTAATCAACCTTTTACTCCTTCCTGGATATTTTCCATTCTAATGGTCATAATCTCTGCATTTTGGCTCGGATTCTTTTCTTATAAGCATATAACTTATTCCAATGAATTGTGGTGGACTTTTAGTTTGCATGGAGATGCTCCCAGATTTTTAAGAGCGACAGTTGGAGTAACTTCTTTTCTGCTAATTTTGGGAATTGTCCAACTTTTACGGCATCCTGCTCCAACCAAAGAAATTAATCAGGATATGGATGCCATAAGGAAACTGGTGAAATATTCTGATGACTCCAATGTAAATCTTGCCTTTTTGGGAGACAAACTTTTCTTTTTTAATCAAGCTAAAACTGCTTTTATTATGTATGCCATAGAAGGAAGATGTTGGATTGCCATGGGTGAACCTGTTGGATTTCCAGAAGCCGTTTCAGAACTCGCTTGGCAGTTTAGAGAATATTGCGATAAAAATGGTGGAATTCCAGTTTTTTATCAAATTCGTCCTCAAACTCTTAATCTTTTTTTGGATATGGGATTAATTCCTTTTAAGATTGGAGAAAGAGCAAAAGTAGATTTAAAATCTTTCAATTTATCAGATCCAGAATTTAAAAGACAACGCAGAACAATTAGAAAAGTGGAAGAAACCGGATGTTCAACCGAAATATTACTTCCCGAACAAATCCCTGATATTTTACCCAAGCTAAGAGAAATATCTGATAGCTGGCTTAAATTGAAACACAAAAAAGAAAAAGGATTCTCCTTAGGTTTCTTTTCTGAAGAATATATCTCTGAATTTCCTATAATTTTAGTTAAAAAGGAAAATGAAATTGTTGCCTTTGCTAACATTTGGACTACCGAAAATAAAGAAATGTTTTCTGTAGATTTGATGCGTTACAATCCAGATAAAGTTAATGGAGTTATGGAATATATTTTTTTGAAACTTATGCTGTGGGCAAAAGAAAATCAATATCAATGGTTTGATCTGGGAAATGTTACTTTATCAGGTTTGCAGGATAGATCGATAGCTCCTCTCTGGCATAGAGTTGGCTCTCTAATTTTTCGTTTGGGAAGTTCTTATTATGGTTTGCAGGGATTAAGGCAATTTAAGGAAAAATTTAAACCTGTTTGGGAATCTGTTTATGTTGCTTCTCCTCAAGGAATTGTCCTTCCAGAAATTTTGATTAATATAACTAACTTAATTTCTAAGGGATATCGTCATAATCTAAAATAG
- a CDS encoding bifunctional UDP-sugar hydrolase/5'-nucleotidase, with product MKRALIILVALTLFCSIAKAEDLRLDLIFSNDVHGGIDRSEATFMNPDFPPLLGGGGSSATLIKHIRSLADADRDNLLLDAGDIFQGRPVGTVTNGKAVVEFMNAIGYDAMTIGNHEFDIPEAKLKETLQLAKFPILSCNLIDKKTGQIPSYAKPYIVVERLGLKIGILGFTTTDTEKMSFPENIKNVKFLSEKETIDKYVKILRNQEKVDIVIVLGHSGLPYDIVPTYLSRYDAMGNPLFSERTAVWGYDAQEIAREVEGIDIFIGGHMHKGIPTPWIDPYTHTMVIQGYAYGSNLGWITLKIDPKTKSVSGYEVPALREGSMVTLFEDEFIPDEELGQMIAEQVAIAEKGMDEVVGYAGVYLSRTNVDAQSLIGNTIVDAMRAEVNADFAFLNLGGVRADIKAGPVTYRDIFEVMPFDNMVVSFRCSGEFLRKIIETRVEGSRHGLIVSGGKIVYSKKRENFDRVTHFEIGGKPLDPKKIYTVATTDFIMQGNAGLTMLIQVPQENITNHQINLRDAIVHYFQKNSPITTRIDDRWTRNDNAKPSAEMLQ from the coding sequence ATGAAACGAGCTTTAATTATACTTGTTGCCTTAACTTTATTTTGCTCTATCGCCAAAGCGGAAGACCTGCGTTTAGACCTTATATTTTCCAATGATGTGCATGGTGGCATAGACCGTTCCGAGGCAACTTTTATGAATCCAGATTTTCCACCTCTGTTGGGAGGGGGAGGTTCTTCAGCCACTCTAATTAAGCATATTCGTTCTTTGGCGGATGCAGATAGAGATAACTTACTTTTGGATGCGGGAGATATTTTTCAGGGTCGTCCCGTGGGAACTGTAACCAACGGGAAGGCAGTTGTGGAATTTATGAATGCCATCGGTTACGATGCAATGACCATTGGCAATCACGAATTTGATATTCCGGAAGCAAAACTAAAAGAGACCTTACAATTAGCTAAATTTCCGATTCTTTCCTGCAACCTGATTGATAAAAAAACCGGTCAAATTCCCAGCTATGCCAAGCCCTATATTGTGGTAGAACGCTTAGGGCTCAAAATCGGCATTTTAGGTTTCACTACTACCGATACCGAAAAAATGAGTTTTCCGGAAAACATCAAAAATGTGAAATTCCTTTCCGAAAAGGAAACCATAGATAAGTATGTGAAAATCCTCCGCAATCAGGAAAAAGTGGATATCGTCATTGTTTTGGGACATTCTGGACTTCCTTATGATATCGTTCCTACCTATCTTTCGCGTTATGATGCTATGGGTAATCCTTTATTTAGTGAAAGAACTGCCGTTTGGGGATATGATGCTCAAGAAATAGCCAGAGAAGTTGAAGGCATAGATATTTTTATCGGTGGGCATATGCATAAAGGAATTCCCACTCCCTGGATTGATCCTTACACACATACAATGGTCATCCAAGGTTATGCTTACGGTTCCAATCTGGGTTGGATAACACTTAAAATTGATCCTAAAACTAAATCTGTTAGCGGTTATGAAGTCCCTGCCCTACGCGAAGGCAGTATGGTAACTCTTTTTGAAGATGAATTTATTCCCGATGAGGAATTGGGACAAATGATAGCTGAACAAGTTGCCATTGCAGAAAAAGGAATGGATGAAGTTGTTGGCTACGCCGGGGTTTATCTTTCCAGAACTAATGTGGATGCCCAATCCTTAATTGGCAATACGATTGTAGATGCTATGCGCGCCGAAGTTAATGCCGATTTTGCCTTTTTAAATTTGGGCGGAGTGCGAGCTGATATAAAAGCGGGACCCGTTACTTATCGCGATATTTTTGAAGTTATGCCTTTCGATAATATGGTAGTTTCTTTTCGTTGTTCTGGCGAATTTTTACGCAAGATTATCGAAACCCGCGTGGAGGGCTCCCGGCATGGATTAATCGTCTCCGGCGGCAAAATTGTCTATTCCAAAAAACGGGAAAATTTTGACCGCGTAACTCATTTTGAGATTGGAGGCAAACCGCTTGATCCCAAGAAGATATATACTGTAGCAACTACAGATTTCATTATGCAAGGTAATGCCGGACTCACAATGCTGATTCAAGTTCCGCAAGAAAATATCACTAATCACCAAATCAACTTGCGGGATGCTATTGTGCATTATTTCCAAAAAAATAGCCCGATTACGACCAGAATTGATGATCGCTGGACAAGAAACGATAATGCTAAACCGTCCGCAGAAATGCTACAGTAA